The DNA sequence CTTCAAAGGTTTTCCTGCTATCATTATCTAGTCCTATATTTTTCTCTTCGTAAACAGTCTCCAGTTCAGTATGAAATAATCGAAGCACGGGTGCGCGGAAACGCTCGGCTTGCACAGCAAGGTATTTTTCTACCACATTATTAGGAATGTCTTCTACATACACCGTTTGTTCAAAGGAGGTAAAAGCATTGGTTCCTTCTGAACCCATATTGCCCATGATTTTATCGTATTCATTGGGAATTGCGAACCTCGCCGCCTCGCCCGAAACCGAATCAATTCGACGATAGATACTTTTTCTTTCCTCTTCATCCGTGGTGGAATTGTAAGCTTCATAGAGCACATCAATCTGATCAAGTAGCGGCTTCTCCTTAGACCAATCCAGTGAGCCAAACGTATCCGTACCTTTAAATAGCATATGCTCTAGATAATGTGCTAGTCCGGTATGATTTTGTGGATCGGTTTTACTTCCTGCCTTTGTCGCGATATAGGCTTGAATGCGTGGTTGCTTTTTGTTGGCACTTAATATAACCGTTAGCCCATTACTAAGTTTATAAAACCGGGATTCTGTCGGATCGTTATTTACATAACGGTATGAATATCCACCATCTTCTGCCTCGGCCCAAGCATATTCTTTCTGTTGAGCATATGCGCCAACGGAAAGAAAAAACAATAGCGTGAATAAAGTTTCTCTGGAAATTACTTTCATATTATTGATTTTGGTTAAATAGTATGGTTTCGAAGGAAAAACAAGTCGTGCCTAGAAGTTTCGATCGTTCCATTATGCCGAATTGCAAACAATTTCGTCGACATACACACAATTATACAAACAAACTACAACTATACCAACTTAGGTTAAAATATTATTATTTTCTCTTTAAGATAATTTTGAAACACAAAATATTAATTCACGTGGAAAAGATATTCTTCACTACGTTGAAATCTCTATTATTTTAAAACCAGTGTAGTCCTTTATGAAGACACCAGATATTGAATCGCGAATGAAACAAAACACCTTTTAATATCAATTACGCCTTTCATACCAACTTCAGAGAATGGGTATAAGAAAATAAAGTTGTTAAAAAGTGTAAAAAATACACTGTAGTATATTTTTGGCATAAGTATTGATTATGTACAAGTATTCATAATTTAGGTTAATAATTGGTTAGTTAGTGAAACACCTGAAGTTCCCCGCTTCAGGTGTTTCTTTTTTATAATGCGCATCTGTCCTTTATAATATAGTCGTAAACAGCTATCTTTAAGACCATAATTAACCATATCACCCACTTTTGATTGACCAGGATGCCGACTTTCATGAATGCTGACAAGAAGTTTTGCTACGTACGAATTTCAATCCTTATTTGCTTTCTTTTCTCTTTCCTAACTAGCCATGCACAAGATAGCTTACGTGAACCTCGCGTTCTTCTGCTGGAGATATTGACAGAAAAAGACGACATAAAGTACGATTCGCTATGGAGGACAATTGGCGAGGATGATCCCCAATTTAAATTACCGACATACGATGACAGCGGCTGGGCGCTACGGGGTACCGAAGTGGATAAGCGTAATGCGCATTATATAGCATGGCGTAGGCTATCATTTCGAGTAGCGCCAGAATTATTAAGAACGCCACTTTGTTTGGATATTTCGCAAAACGGAGCGTCGGAGATTTATTTAGATGGCATATTATTGGACTCCGTTGGCATTATAGGCCAGGACGAACCCAAATTAAACGAATTAAGCAAGCGCTTTCCCACTACTTTTTCCGTAGCAGACACCGGTGTGCATGTCATTGCCGTACGCTATCAAAACCATCCCAAGGTGAATGCCATGAATGATTTAGACGGCAGCTTTCGTGCAGGATTGTTGAATTCTTATAAAGACTTTAACATCTCCTTTCGCGATGCCAATACCTATTACGAGAAAAGCATTGCTAAAAACCTAAAAATCACCACCGTATCGATGGTGTTAAGCGGGGTTTTCTGCGCATTAGCAGCGGTACACTTCCTACTTTTTTGCTTTTATTATAAAGGGTGGTATAATTTATATTTTGGAGCGTACAATCTGGCTATTGGCATCTTCTGTATACTGATATTTAAGATACAATCTACGTATGAAATAGATCTCTATCTATTCTATGTTAAAGCCTCGGTGTATACGTCCATATTATTTTCTGTCGCATTGACCGGATTTACGAATACATTGTTCGGCCGCAGCCGTATTCGACGAATTATCATGTTAGGTATTGGTGCGCTTTGTTTTTTCTCTACACTGGTGTCGCCACTCATCATGGTCTTACTATTTCCATTCTACCTATTCGCGGTGTTAATAGAATCATTTTACATCATACTCCGCGCGATGCTTCGTCGGGAGCGTGCGGCATTTATCGTGGGTGGTGGCATTTTGGCATGCTTTGCTTATATCCTCTTGTTGTTTTTAGTCTCCTTCTTAGGGAAGGCCAATCCCATCAACAACTTTATGGACAGCAACAGCCGAAATGCGTTACTACTCATCCTAATTAGCTTTCCGCTGTCCATATCAGCCTATCTGGCCTATCAATTCGGCAAGACAAATACCAGTTTACAGCAACAACTAGCAGAAGTAAAGCGCCTCTCCACCCGAACATTGGAGCAGGAACACGAAAAGCAGCAAATTCTGCAAAATCAGAATATCCATCTGGAAGAAGAAGTGCGTATACGTACCGAAGATTTGCAGTTAGAAAAGCAAAAATCGGACGAATTGCTACTCAACATTCTACCGCAGGAAATCGCCGAAGAACTGAAGGAACGCGGTGCGACGCAAACGCGCTATCATGAGGAAGTAACCGTTATTTTCACCGACTTCGTCAATTTCACGGAGAATTCGGAGCGTTGGGGTGCCGAGCGTATGATTGCCGAACTGCACGAGGATTTCACCGCTTTTGATAGAATTATGGAGAAACACGGGCTCGAGAAGATCAAAACAATTGGCGATGCTTACCTGGCGGTATGTGGTATCCCCATCAAAACGTCCAATCATGCACACCAAACGGTCTTGGCTGCGCTCGATATCTTGGACTATGTACGGGAAAAGGCGCTTAGAAATGAGGGCAATGCCTTAAATATTCGCATTGGGATTCACTCCGGATCTTTGGTAGCCGGTATTGTGGGCGTTAAAAAGTTTGCTTATGATATTTGGGGAGACACGGTAAACACCGCCGCACGCCTGGAGCAACATAGTTTGCCCGGCAAAATCAATATCTCCGAATCCACTTATCAACTAGTGAAAGATTATTATATATTTGAAAACCGTGGACTGGTAGAGGCCAAAGGTAAGGGCGAGATACCCATGTATTTTGTGAACTCCACCATAGATGAATACCAAGCATAAGATTACGAGGATGGAATACCATAAATTGCATGATATAATTATACAGAAATTGCGTGACGAACTTCCTGGTCACCTTTCTTACCATAGCGTCACCCATGTAAAAGATGTGATTCATGCGGCAGAAAATATAGCAAGAAGCGAAGGCATCACCGGAGACACGCTCACCTTAATAGTAACTGCTGCGTTATTTCATGATACAGGTTTTATCTATGGCTCCAAAAACCATGAGGAACGCTCCTGCGAGATTGCCGCTTCGTACCTGCCAGAATATGGCTACGCAGAACACGATATCGCGCTTATCAAAGGCATGATTATGGCGACCAAAATCCCACAATCTCCCCAAAATCACCTGGAAGAAATACTAGCAGACGCCGATTTGGATTACCTCGGTCGGGACGACTTCTTCGTCATTGGCGACAAACTCTACGAAGAGTTAGCCATGTTTGGCATTGTACAGACAGAAAACGACTGGAATAGCTTGCAGGAAAAATTCTTAGAAAATCACCACTATTTCACCCCAACAGCTATTAGCACGCGACAACAAAAAAAGGATGAAAATCTAGCGATTATCAAGCAGAAGCTATCACAATAGTTGCATTAAGTTACATTCTACCTTCTTTTTGTAGAAATTTCCTTCCTTAGCGCCCTCGTATTTCCGAAAGGCGATTGAGACTATATCGCTATATTTTGATACAATATGGCAACCCCTGCCCTATTTGAATCCCTACTTTTGATGAACAACTTTTGGCTATCTGATGACCAAAAGGAAAATCCAGTCGTTTTGGGAGAATTAGCTTCTTCCATTAGGATTGTTCAGTCACACTAACTGAATTATAAACATAAAATAATACCCATATGATGATGTTATCTAGGCGGCCCCCTTGTCGGGTGTCTGTCATCTGTAAACTATTACTGCTGTATATTTCCTTTTCTATGATGCCCACACATCTACATGCCCAAGATCCGATACAAGTTCGGGGATTCGTGCGGGAGGCAGAGACGAACAATCCATTGGAAAATGTCACGGTAGAAGTAAAGGGAACCAACACAGGAACCAGCACAGACAGCGAAGGAAGGTATACGCTGGAAAACGTGGCTCCAGATGCGATCTTGGTTTTTTCGCTCATCGGCTATCCTAATGTAGAACGAAGTGTTCAAAGCCAAACCAACATCGATATTACCATGGGTGCCGTCGCGGCAGATCTCGATGAAGTGGTGGTCGTGGGTTATGGCACGATGCGAAAGCGAGATGTGACGGGTGCTGTTTCCTCGCTCAATGCGAAAAAAATCGAAAATGAAGCGCCCACGCAATTGACCGATGCACTACGGGGAAATGTCGCCGGATTGAATGTTGGTTTTAGTTCACGTGCCAAGGGTGGTGGTTCTCTGCAAATTCGAGGACGAACGTCCCTAAATGCTGGCACGAGTCCACTCATCGTCCTAGACGGAGCCATTTACTACGGTGCTTGGGAAGATATTAACCCGGCAGATATAGAAACGGTCGATGTACTGAAAGATGCCAGCGCCGCCGCCGTATTCGGTGCGAAATCAGCTTCCGGCGTGATCTTGGTAACCACTAAAAAAGGTACTGAAGGTAAGCCACTCATTAACTACAATACCACAATTGGCCTGGCCACCATGGCCATCAACCAGCCGGTACATCAGGGACAAGATTTCGTCAACTGGCGATCCGACGTATTCAAAAGCATCAATGAAAATGCACAACCTTTCCAGTTTGATGATCCACGAAATTTACCTAGCGACATCAGTACAGATACCTGGTTGGGTTACGATCAGTCATCTGGCGACCCGGTTCGGGTCTGGCTGAGACGCCTAAACCTGCAACCCAACGAAGTAGACAATTATATGAATGGGAACGTGACGGACTGGTATAGTCAGGTTTTTCAACAAGGTTTGCGACAGGATCACAATCTGAGCGTATCAGGTAAAAACAAAGACATATCCTATTATGTAGGTGCAGGCTACTTGGATAATGAAGGAATCATCGTAGGAGACCGCTTCAAGACCTTGCGTACCCGCGTCAATCTCGAGGCGAATGTAACGAGCTTTCTGTCTTTCGGAATGAATCTTCAGGCGGTTTCCCGAGATGACAGCGCCATACCACATGCCTGGGGGGAGATCACCGCCCTATCACCTTACGGCGATCAATTCGATGCAGAAGGCAACTTAACTTGGCGACCTAACAACGAAGTTTCTGGCGGTGTGAGCCCTGGCTACGACGCTTTTCATACGGATCGCATCGATCGTACCAATTCTCTAAACAGTACGATCTTCGCCAAGTTAAAACTCCCACTCGGATTTACCTTCACGACGAACTTCACTCCACGGCTGGAACTGTACGAGCGCTATAACCATGAGCGGTCTACACATGAAAGCTGGGCCACTTTTGGTGGTCGAGCATCTCGTCAGCAGCGGACTACCTACTTCTGGCAGGTCGATAATATCCTAAACTGGAACAAGGAATTTGCGGGTATGCATCGCTTTGATGTCACCTTACTCGCCAATGCAGAGAAGCTACAACGTTGGGACAACAATATGTCGAACGATAATTTTGATCCGAACGACGATTTGGGTTTTCACGGTATTGGCAACGGGATCAACCCCATTATCGGCAGCTATGATAGCTACAG is a window from the Sphingobacterium sp. lm-10 genome containing:
- a CDS encoding adenylate/guanylate cyclase domain-containing protein, translated to MNADKKFCYVRISILICFLFSFLTSHAQDSLREPRVLLLEILTEKDDIKYDSLWRTIGEDDPQFKLPTYDDSGWALRGTEVDKRNAHYIAWRRLSFRVAPELLRTPLCLDISQNGASEIYLDGILLDSVGIIGQDEPKLNELSKRFPTTFSVADTGVHVIAVRYQNHPKVNAMNDLDGSFRAGLLNSYKDFNISFRDANTYYEKSIAKNLKITTVSMVLSGVFCALAAVHFLLFCFYYKGWYNLYFGAYNLAIGIFCILIFKIQSTYEIDLYLFYVKASVYTSILFSVALTGFTNTLFGRSRIRRIIMLGIGALCFFSTLVSPLIMVLLFPFYLFAVLIESFYIILRAMLRRERAAFIVGGGILACFAYILLLFLVSFLGKANPINNFMDSNSRNALLLILISFPLSISAYLAYQFGKTNTSLQQQLAEVKRLSTRTLEQEHEKQQILQNQNIHLEEEVRIRTEDLQLEKQKSDELLLNILPQEIAEELKERGATQTRYHEEVTVIFTDFVNFTENSERWGAERMIAELHEDFTAFDRIMEKHGLEKIKTIGDAYLAVCGIPIKTSNHAHQTVLAALDILDYVREKALRNEGNALNIRIGIHSGSLVAGIVGVKKFAYDIWGDTVNTAARLEQHSLPGKINISESTYQLVKDYYIFENRGLVEAKGKGEIPMYFVNSTIDEYQA
- a CDS encoding HD domain-containing protein, which translates into the protein MEYHKLHDIIIQKLRDELPGHLSYHSVTHVKDVIHAAENIARSEGITGDTLTLIVTAALFHDTGFIYGSKNHEERSCEIAASYLPEYGYAEHDIALIKGMIMATKIPQSPQNHLEEILADADLDYLGRDDFFVIGDKLYEELAMFGIVQTENDWNSLQEKFLENHHYFTPTAISTRQQKKDENLAIIKQKLSQ
- a CDS encoding SusC/RagA family TonB-linked outer membrane protein, whose translation is MMPTHLHAQDPIQVRGFVREAETNNPLENVTVEVKGTNTGTSTDSEGRYTLENVAPDAILVFSLIGYPNVERSVQSQTNIDITMGAVAADLDEVVVVGYGTMRKRDVTGAVSSLNAKKIENEAPTQLTDALRGNVAGLNVGFSSRAKGGGSLQIRGRTSLNAGTSPLIVLDGAIYYGAWEDINPADIETVDVLKDASAAAVFGAKSASGVILVTTKKGTEGKPLINYNTTIGLATMAINQPVHQGQDFVNWRSDVFKSINENAQPFQFDDPRNLPSDISTDTWLGYDQSSGDPVRVWLRRLNLQPNEVDNYMNGNVTDWYSQVFQQGLRQDHNLSVSGKNKDISYYVGAGYLDNEGIIVGDRFKTLRTRVNLEANVTSFLSFGMNLQAVSRDDSAIPHAWGEITALSPYGDQFDAEGNLTWRPNNEVSGGVSPGYDAFHTDRIDRTNSLNSTIFAKLKLPLGFTFTTNFTPRLELYERYNHERSTHESWATFGGRASRQQRTTYFWQVDNILNWNKEFAGMHRFDVTLLANAEKLQRWDNNMSNDNFDPNDDLGFHGIGNGINPIIGSYDSYSTGDALMARMVYTLKDRYTITGTYRRDGYSAFGQRHPRAGFGSIAGAWTFSEESFFDVDWFNYGKLRASWGSNGNRDVGAGRDMYVALADLTTGKYLYVRPDGSVIQANQLWVNRMQNPNFRWERNTSYNFGLDFSLFNDRLSGNLEYYQMNSTDLLVLRSLPNVIGFDNVMDNLGEVRNRGFEVTLNSLNISRENFSWRSTALFQLNRNAIKHIYRDYGPDGQELNDIQNRWFIGQPIDAIWDWKAQGIYQLGQEEEAARYGLQPGDYRLEDVNGDGRFSNADRQFLGFTEPRYRWSFRNDFQFLKNFSASISMYALWGHQSPFNSLKSRDGFPDRRNSYAFPYWTPENPSNEWARINSNEGSATGFNVYRKRSFVRIDNISLAYNVNTEWLERYRLRGLRVFANVRNAGMWAPEWSFWDPEWDPSNGPGPTPRFYTIGLDITL